Sequence from the Acidobacteriota bacterium genome:
GCTGCGCAGCGTGAACATGGTAACGGGCGCGAGCGAAGTAACCGCCTTGGGACCGAGAGGAATTACCGGATGCGGCGCGCCGATGCGCGTGCCTGGTTTCTCCGGAGCGAAGGTGTTCTTGATCCACACCGGGATCATGCGCGAAGCCAGCGGCGCGAGCGTCTTGTGATGCAGAACTTTCGCGCCGAAGTGAGAAAGTTCGGAGGCTTCCTCGTAAGTGATTTCGTCGAGGATGCGCGCGCCGCTGACCGCCTTGGGGTCGGCGCTGAGCACGCCATCGACATCGGTCCATATCCAGAGTTCATCGGCATCCAGCGCGGCGGCGAGAATCGCGCCGGAGTAATCCGAGCCGCCGCGGCCCAGCGTGGTGCGAATCCCATCGCGGGTGGCGCCGAGAAAGCCGGTAACGACCGGCACGCGTCCCGCTTTTGCAATGGGTAGGATGAGCGATCGAGTGGCCTCGCGGGTGGGTTCCATCAGCAGGCGCGCGCTGCCGAAGTTGTCATCGGTTACGACGCATTTGCCGGTGTCCACGGCATCGGCGGCGATGCCTTCCTGCTCCAGAAACAAAGCCAGCAGATGCGCCGAGAGGCGCTCGCCGACGGAGAGGCCGGCGTCCATGGCGCGCGGCGGCATCTCGCCCAGCATCTCCATGCCGGAGCAGATGCGGCGGAACTCGCCGGTGATTTCCTTCACAATCTTTCTCGCGGCGTCCTTGCGCGGTCCGGCGAAGAGGGCTTCGACGGTATCCAGATGCTTCTGTTCCAGGTGCGTAAGCTTCTCGGCAGCGGTCTGCGCATCTCCTGAGACGGAACTGCGCGCGGCGGCCAGCAATGTTTCGGTGATCGTGCTCATTGCCGAGACCACCACGACCACGGGGGCATGCTTCTCGCGCGCTTGCGCCACGATTTGTCTTACGCCGCGGATTGCCTCGGCGCTGCCCACTGAGGTGCCGCCAAACTTCATCACTAACATGTGTGCCATCCTGAACGCGGAATGTGAAAATAATAGTATCTATCGAGTAGCCTGTTCGCTGCAATGGGCGGGGGCTTGCCTGTGACCACCGGTTGCGGTATCCTTATAGTTCGCCGCTTTAGCGGCAGGGGAAGTGAGAAGAGTTATGAAAGCTGAGATACATCCGCACTACGAAGAAGTAACCGTACACTGTGCCTGCGGGAGCGTGTTCAAGACCGGCTCCACGCACAAAGGCATGATCCGCGTGGAAATCTGCTCGCAATGCCATCCGTTCTTCACCGGCAAGCAGAAGTTGATTGACACCACCGGGCGCGTCGAGCGCTTCAACAAACGCTCCGCCAAGAAAATCAAGGACGTAGCAGCTTCGAATTAGCTGTGCCTCGTCTTCTTCGAGTCTGGTTCGAGTCTGGTTCGGACAATTATTTTTGCGCGGCCCGGGAGTTCTTCTCGGGCCGTGCGTGTTTTTGGAGTAGAATGCCCGCATGAGTGCCGCCGAAACTCCATCCCTCTCCGCCCTCGCCGGCGATTCCTCTGCCGCACCGCGGGTAACCCTGCGCAACTATTTTCCGCACGCGTATGATTCGGCTATCGCGGCGGCCCGCACCTGCTACGCCACGCGCCTCATCACCCCCGACGAAATCAGCGAGAAGCAGCGCGTCAGCATCGGCCCGGCCACGTTCAATGGCGGACATCACACCGTTTATCAGCATGCGCACTTTGAGTTCGGTCTGGAGAATGTGTCACGCCAATTCGTCTGGAACTTTTTGCACTCGCATCCGTTTTACAACTCCGAGCAGCAGAGCCAGCGCTACGTTCGCCTGGATCGCGCACATGCTTTCCTGCCACCGCTCATCGGTGAGGCACGCGCGGTGTATGCGCAGGCCATTGAGCGCGCCTGGGAGCGCTATCGCGAACTCTCCGCCAAGCTGATCCCGCGCACGCGTGAGACGCTTTATCAAGTTTGGAAGATCGGTCCGAATACCGACGATAGGCGCCGCCGCCGCATCGAGCAGCAGGTGGAGAAGAAGGCCATTGAGGTTGCGCGCTATGTGCTTCCGCTCGCGGCGCACACCACGTTGGTGCATACCGTCTCCGGCATCGTGCTGCACCGGATGTCGCGCATGAGGCACTCCGGAGATACGCCGCACGAGACCGCGCTGGTGATGGACCAAATGGTGGCGCGCGTGAAGGAGGTCGAGCCGGAGTTCTTCGATCGCATCGGCTCAGGCCCGCTGGAGGAAGACAAGATTCCTGAAACTCGGCTGGCGGTTAGCGCGGATCCTCGCCGCTCGCGCAATGAGTTTGACAGCGCGCTGGGCGGACGCACGTCCAAGGTGATCTCCATCGATGCCAATGCCGAGCGTGTGGCCGCGCAGGCGGTGCGCTATGTGTTGGGCCTGAGTGAATCGGAGATGGATGACGATTGCGCGCTCGACGAACTGCTGAACCCGGCACGCAACCGCTATCGGCTGGAGACTCTGAACGTCTCCATGCACTCGCCCATGATGCGCGCGTTGGAGCACGTTCAGTACACATTCCAGAAAAAGATCAGCCACACCGCCGACTCGCAGGACCAGCGGCATCGCATGGTGCCGGCATCGCGTCCCCTTCTTGCCGCCACGGATTGCCCTGAGCCGGATTATTTGACGCCGATGCTGATCCGTGGCAACGCCGAGGTCGAGCCGCTTTATACCCAGGCGATGGAGGAGGCGTGGGCCGCCAAGAACAAGCTGCTCGCTCTGGGAGTGCCCAAAGAGTTCGCTGTGTATGTGCTGCCTAACGCTACGGCGGTACGCCTGGTGGAGAGCGGCAGCCTGCTGCATCTTCTACACAAGTGGACCATGCGCACCTGCTTCAACGCGCAGGAGGAAATTTATTTCGCTTCGATGGAAGAGCTGGATCAGATTCGCGCCGCGCATCCTAGGCTGATGCGCTATGTGGGTCCGCCCTGCGTGGTGCGCAAAGGCAACGCATATCCTGTTTGTACAGAAGGCAGTCATTTCTGCGGCGTGAAAGTGTGGGAAAACTTCCCGCACGCGCAACGCCTGCTTTGATTTTTAGCAGAGCCGCGACCGTGAAGGAGCGGGGGTTGGGTTGGTCGTTGCCGCCAAGCGAACCCCCGCTCCTTCACGGTCGCGGCTCTGTTAGCGTTCGTAATGCTCATTGATGGGTCGGGAAACAATCCCATAAACGCGGCTGGCCAGTGCGGCGCGCTCCGTCTCGGATAGATTCGCGGTGTCGATGGTCTCATGCAGATGCACGGTGATGGTCGCCGGATTCAGCATCAGACTGTTCTTGCGATTGAATTCAAAGGAGCCGACGACGCTGATGGGCACGATGGGAACTTCCAGATCGCGCAACAAACGAAAGATTCCATTCTGAAAGGGGCCCACTCGCCCATCGAGCGTGCGGCGTCCTTCAGGAAACACGATGAGGCTGACGCCGCTGGCCAATGCCTCCCGCGTCTGCAGCACGAGGCGGCGCATGCTGCCAGGCGTGCGCTGGTCGGCGACAGGAATGTTGCCAAAGCGTTTCATCAGCCAACCATAAAAAGGTATGCGGAAATGCGACTCCAGTTCCCAGCCGCGAAAATATTGCGGAATCGATGAATACAGAATGAATGGGTCGAACAGGTTAACGTGGTTGCCGATGAAGATGGAGGTGCGCGTGGGATCAAATCCAGGCGAGCGCTTCACGACGAGATCCACGCCCGTCAGCCGCACAATATTGCGCGCGAAGAAGCGCTGGAATGGATCAGACTTTCTTGGGTCGATGAACAGAGCCACCACGATCAACGTGGGCACTGCCACCACAAAGTGCGCCCAACTGATAAGCCAGATGAATATGCAGCGCAGGATGAGATAGATTCGCTTCATGGGTTTTCCGGGAATTCCAGACCCTGCATCAGGCAATAACATTTAGCGCCGCGGGCAGCACTTCAATCCGCTCGCATTGCGCTGTGATCACTTCACCATCCACCATCATATCGATCGGGGCATCCAGCGCAAACTCCACGCGGCGCACAGCCCGTCGCTCGGCTAGTGGATGATGCACGTGCGAGCCGTCATACAGGCGATGCAGATTGGCGAGCAGCCCGATGCGGCTAATCGGTCCCCAGCGCACCAACTCGATTAGTCCGTCGCCGCTATTGGCCTGCGGCGCGATGTGCATGGTCCCGCCGGTAAACTGAGAATTGTTGAATGTGAGGAACAGGCATCGGCGCTGGTCCATTTGCGCATCGCCATCGGTACGCAGCGGGAATGCGCGGCGACGTAACCGGAGCAGCGAGACCAAAATTCCCAGCAGATATCCCGCGGGGCCAAGCGGCTTGAAGCTGCGGTTGGTAAGAGTGGCGACGTCGGCGGGAAAGCCGATACTGAGCAGGTTGATGTAGTAGAGAGTGCCACCTCGATAGGTTAGTTGCAGCACATCGCAGGGCCGGCGTTTACCAGCCAGCAGAGACTCCGTCGCGTACGCCGCGCCGCGGTCGCTGAAGTCGCGCAGGAAGGAGTTGCCGGTTCCCAGAGGCAGGAAGCCCAGAGTCGGAGGTTCGCCGTTCAGTGCCTCGGGGAATAATCCGTTGATGATCTCGTAGGAAGTTCCATCGCCGCCCACGGCAAGAAAGCGGCGATATCCGGCCTGATACGCCTGGCGCGCCAACGCGATGCCATCGCCGGAATGTCGAGTCTCGGCAACTTCAATCGCAATGCCCGCGCGACGTAGTTCATTCAGCGCAGGGCCTGCGAGCTTCCCGCAACGGCCCGCGCCGGCGGCGGGGTTCAGCACCGCGAAGAATGTGTCTGGTTGAATCATCGCCAGTCGGTTTCCTGTCTGTTGATCTACAAGGACTGAATCGCAGACCGCTCGATCTGTTCACGAATCTGCTCGGCCAGCATATTCCGTTTGATCTTCATCGACGCGGTGCGCGGGAAATCACTCTCCCAAAAAATATAGCCATGAACACGCTTGAAGTCCGGCAGGCGGCGGTTGCGCTCGGCGATCTGCTGGAGCAGCTCATCGTTAATGGTTTTGCCAGGTTCGAGATGAACGGCCAGCACCAGCTGCTCGCCGGACAGGGTGCGCTGGGGCCAAAGGTAGTTCGTGGCGAAGATGCAGAACTCCTTGATGGGCAGCCCCTCGAATGAATTCTCGATGTCCTCGGGATAGATGTTCTTTCCGCCTTCGGTGACGATCATGTTCTTTTTGCGCCCGGAAAGTTGCAGGTGCCCGCTCGAGTCGATGTGGCCCAGATCGCCCGTCATCAGCCAGCCGTTGACGATGGTTTCGTCCGTCAGCTCGGGATCATCAAGATAATGGGACATGACCATCCTGCTGCGTACGGTAACTTCGCCGACGCTCTCGGCATCGGGATTGGCAATGCGCAGTTCGACTCCGGGCAGCGGCTTGCCGACGGTGTCGGCGCGAAACGGGCGCATGTCGTTCAGCGTGATAGCCGTGCCCGCTTCCGTCAGCCCATAACCATTGGCCACGGGTATACCCAGGTCGTAGAAAAATTGCAGGGTGGTGGCCTCAGTGAAAGCGCCGCCTACGAACAGGCCCCGCAACTCTCCACCGAAGGCGCTGTGTACCTGCTTCAGCAGCATGCGGCTGAGCTGCGCGTTGGGCTGGCTGCGGGTGAGCAGTCGATTCAACGCGATCAGGAAATTCAACATCCCACGCTTCATGGGCGGCAGTGCGGCAAAGCGCGCGCGTAATCCAATCTCCAAATTCTTGAGCACCATGGGCACCAGCGCCATGTAGGTGATCTTGTATCTGGTGAACGCCTCGCGAATGAACTCGGGCCGCAACGAGCGCAGATGCACCACCGTCGCGCCGCACACAAACGGACCAATGAAGCCGACCATGAAGTCGATGGCGTGATTGGTGGGCAGAATGCTTAGGTAACGCACGCCGGGCCAGAAAGGGTAGAGCGAAGTCAGCGCAACACACTGCTCGAGATAATTCTCGTGCGTCAAAACGCAGCCCTTGGGGCGTCCGCCGGTACCGGAGGAATAGACGATGGCTGCCCAGTCTTTGCGCGCGCGGGCGACGAAGGCGGGTTCGCCGTCGCCGTGAGCCTCTTCCCAACGGCTCGCTCCAGCGAGGTCCGTTTTGGCAGGCGCTTCAGTAACCAGCACCGTCGGCATCTTCCATTCTTTGAATTCCGGCGACTGGGTAATGGCGCGCCACAAGTGATACTCAATAATAAGTACGCGCGCCTTGCAGTGAGTGAGTAGTTGTAAGTGCTCCGGCGCAGTTAGTTTGTAATCAAGAGGAACGATGACTCCGCCGGAATGCAGGATGGCGTAGGCGGAGATCAGCCACTTGGACTGATTGGTCATGATGATCGCGCCGCGAGAGCCTTCCACGAAGCCTGTGTCCTGCAATGCACGCGCCAGCGGCAGCGCGACATCGCCAAACTGTTGGTACGTCAGGCGGCAGTTCTCCCGCTCACGGTCGGCTTCAATGAGACACGTTTCATTGGCCCACTCCGCCAGCGCATCGCGCAGAGCAGCACCAAGCGACGGATATTGGCTGAGATCCTTCATCATGGAATTTGCCACGGAGGCACAGAGGCACGGAGATTTGAATGGCTAAAGAACAAAGCGCTTTATCCCATCCTTCACAAGGCGCGAGTCGAAATTGATTAAAAGACCAATCTTGGCACCGGTCACGCGGAGGTAAGTCAGCACCTGCACATCAAAAATGGGGTCCATACGCGCACACTCTTGATCTCCACAACGACAACTTCTTCGACCAGCAAATCCAGGCGATACTCGCCAACCGATTTTTCTTTATAAACAACAGGAAACGGAGGCTGTCGTCGATACTTAATTCCGCCTAAATCAAATTTAAAGCACAAAGCTGCCTCATAAGTCGATTCCAAAAGGCTTGGACCAAGATGGCGATGAACCTCGATCGCGCATCCAATAATTCTTTCTGTCAGTAAGTTTAACTTTTCCAATCTCCGTGCCTCTGTGTCTCCGTGGCAATTACAGGCGGGACTGGATGCGATCGGCCAAGGTGCGAAAGTCACTGACTCCTTGTAACTCGTAATCCGGCAGCTCGATACGGAAGTGACTTTCGAGTTTCGTCAACAGGTCGAGCGCCTGCAGGCTGTTGATACCGAGCTTCTTGAAAAAGTCGTCGTCCGGAGAAAGTCCTTCGCGCGGCACGTTGAAGTGCGCGGCGGCCAGTGTCAGTATCTCCTCAATGGTCTTATCGATCGTCGGCATCATTCGTACTCCGGTTCATCTGTTTGGTGACTTCTCTTGTAAACTCTGTGTCTCCGTGGCCATTCTTTCGTCAAGGCAAGTAGGGCAGCGCGTCCGTGCTCTCCACGAATTTGCGCAGCGCATCCTGTACCACGGGGCGGCGAAACAGTTCGCAGAAAATATCGATCTCCATTTTCAGTTCCGCGCGCGGGATCGGCTTGATGAACTTCTTGGCGTGCGCGCTGGTGAGGCGGTCGAATTTGCTGACCTGCGCGGCGGTGGCTCGCGCCACGCGCAGAGCTTCGCCCTCTCCCACCACTTGACTCACCAGGCCGACGGCCTGCGCTTTGGCGGCATTGATGCTGCGGCCAGTGAGCAGGATGTCGCGCACCACTGCGTTGCCCAGATCACGTTTCAATCGCGGAATGCCGCCGAACCCCGGGATGATGCCGAGACGCAATTCTGGAAAACAGAAGCGCCCGGTCTTGTCGGCAATGATCAGATCACAGGCCAGCGCCAGCTCGAAGCCGCCACCGAAGGTAACGCCTTGCACCGCTGCGATGGTGGTGATGGGCGCGGCGTCGATGGCATTCATCACCGCATGTATGCGCTCCAGAAAACTGCGCACGCCTGCCACGCGCTCCTCCAGTCCCATCTTGAGCGAGCCTGCATAGAGTTCCCGCAGGTCCGCGCCAGCACAAAAACCGGCGGGCTGTTTGCTATAGATAATCAAGGCCGACGCGTCGCTTAGCTGGGCTAGGCAACTCACAAACTGTTCCAGATCGGCGAGCGTCTCCGTGCCGATTTCATTGCACGGAAGGCGGTGCAGCGCCAGCTCGATTACGCTGCCGGAGAGTTCCCAGGAAAGTGTTTTGCCCTGATATCGATTCATGCTTCCTGCTTTTTATAGAGCGCTGCAATCATATCGCAGTGCCGCTCGGCGATGGCATCGCGTTTCAACTTTCCATTTGCCGTGAGCATGCCATTCTCGATGGTAAACGGCTCGTCGGACACAGTGTAGGCGTAGATGCGTTTGTAATGGGGCTGTGGCTCGTTCATCTCGGCGAGCGCATGATTTATATCGGTGCGTTGCACATTGCCGGTGA
This genomic interval carries:
- a CDS encoding aspartate kinase, whose amino-acid sequence is MAHMLVMKFGGTSVGSAEAIRGVRQIVAQAREKHAPVVVVVSAMSTITETLLAAARSSVSGDAQTAAEKLTHLEQKHLDTVEALFAGPRKDAARKIVKEITGEFRRICSGMEMLGEMPPRAMDAGLSVGERLSAHLLALFLEQEGIAADAVDTGKCVVTDDNFGSARLLMEPTREATRSLILPIAKAGRVPVVTGFLGATRDGIRTTLGRGGSDYSGAILAAALDADELWIWTDVDGVLSADPKAVSGARILDEITYEEASELSHFGAKVLHHKTLAPLASRMIPVWIKNTFAPEKPGTRIGAPHPVIPLGPKAVTSLAPVTMFTLRSNGTPGTTELFARTFTALHHASIEILMVTQSSYQDNFCLLVRQDVSEAALAALETAFRLELNHGYVDPITRQDVAAIALIGEGMRGTPGIASQMFGALASQKINIIAIAQGSSETNISLTVATADRAAALKAIHDGCITPYLKP
- a CDS encoding 50S ribosomal protein L31; protein product: MKAEIHPHYEEVTVHCACGSVFKTGSTHKGMIRVEICSQCHPFFTGKQKLIDTTGRVERFNKRSAKKIKDVAASN
- a CDS encoding FAD-dependent thymidylate synthase translates to MSAAETPSLSALAGDSSAAPRVTLRNYFPHAYDSAIAAARTCYATRLITPDEISEKQRVSIGPATFNGGHHTVYQHAHFEFGLENVSRQFVWNFLHSHPFYNSEQQSQRYVRLDRAHAFLPPLIGEARAVYAQAIERAWERYRELSAKLIPRTRETLYQVWKIGPNTDDRRRRRIEQQVEKKAIEVARYVLPLAAHTTLVHTVSGIVLHRMSRMRHSGDTPHETALVMDQMVARVKEVEPEFFDRIGSGPLEEDKIPETRLAVSADPRRSRNEFDSALGGRTSKVISIDANAERVAAQAVRYVLGLSESEMDDDCALDELLNPARNRYRLETLNVSMHSPMMRALEHVQYTFQKKISHTADSQDQRHRMVPASRPLLAATDCPEPDYLTPMLIRGNAEVEPLYTQAMEEAWAAKNKLLALGVPKEFAVYVLPNATAVRLVESGSLLHLLHKWTMRTCFNAQEEIYFASMEELDQIRAAHPRLMRYVGPPCVVRKGNAYPVCTEGSHFCGVKVWENFPHAQRLL
- a CDS encoding 1-acyl-sn-glycerol-3-phosphate acyltransferase, with the translated sequence MLLPDAGSGIPGKPMKRIYLILRCIFIWLISWAHFVVAVPTLIVVALFIDPRKSDPFQRFFARNIVRLTGVDLVVKRSPGFDPTRTSIFIGNHVNLFDPFILYSSIPQYFRGWELESHFRIPFYGWLMKRFGNIPVADQRTPGSMRRLVLQTREALASGVSLIVFPEGRRTLDGRVGPFQNGIFRLLRDLEVPIVPISVVGSFEFNRKNSLMLNPATITVHLHETIDTANLSETERAALASRVYGIVSRPINEHYER
- a CDS encoding YegS/Rv2252/BmrU family lipid kinase; this encodes MIQPDTFFAVLNPAAGAGRCGKLAGPALNELRRAGIAIEVAETRHSGDGIALARQAYQAGYRRFLAVGGDGTSYEIINGLFPEALNGEPPTLGFLPLGTGNSFLRDFSDRGAAYATESLLAGKRRPCDVLQLTYRGGTLYYINLLSIGFPADVATLTNRSFKPLGPAGYLLGILVSLLRLRRRAFPLRTDGDAQMDQRRCLFLTFNNSQFTGGTMHIAPQANSGDGLIELVRWGPISRIGLLANLHRLYDGSHVHHPLAERRAVRRVEFALDAPIDMMVDGEVITAQCERIEVLPAALNVIA
- a CDS encoding acyl carrier protein, whose product is MMPTIDKTIEEILTLAAAHFNVPREGLSPDDDFFKKLGINSLQALDLLTKLESHFRIELPDYELQGVSDFRTLADRIQSRL
- a CDS encoding enoyl-CoA hydratase/isomerase family protein, which produces MNRYQGKTLSWELSGSVIELALHRLPCNEIGTETLADLEQFVSCLAQLSDASALIIYSKQPAGFCAGADLRELYAGSLKMGLEERVAGVRSFLERIHAVMNAIDAAPITTIAAVQGVTFGGGFELALACDLIIADKTGRFCFPELRLGIIPGFGGIPRLKRDLGNAVVRDILLTGRSINAAKAQAVGLVSQVVGEGEALRVARATAAQVSKFDRLTSAHAKKFIKPIPRAELKMEIDIFCELFRRPVVQDALRKFVESTDALPYLP